The Tenrec ecaudatus isolate mTenEca1 chromosome 6, mTenEca1.hap1, whole genome shotgun sequence genome has a window encoding:
- the LOC142451315 gene encoding calmodulin-like, with amino-acid sequence MADQLTEEQIAEFKEAFSLFDKDGDGSITTRELGTVMRSLGQNPTEAELQGMVREIDADGNGTVDFPEFLSMMARRMKDTDSEEEIREAFRVFDKDGNGFVSAAELRHVMTRLGEKLSDEEVDEMIRAADTDGDGQVNYEEFVCMLVSK; translated from the coding sequence ATGGCTGACCAGCTGACAGAGGAGCAGATCGCGGAGTTCAAGGAAGCCTTCTCTCTGTTCGACAAGGATGGAGACGGCAGCATTACCACCCGGGAGCTAGGCACCGTCATGAGGTCCCTGGGCCAGAACCCCACGGAGGCCGAGCTCCAGGGCATGGTCCGCGAGATCGACGCCGACGGCAACGGCACGGTGGACTTCCCCGAGTTCCTGAGCATGATGGCGAGGAGGATGAAGGACACAGACAGCGAGGAGGAGATCCGGGAGGCCTTCCGCGTGTTCGACAAGGATGGCAATGGCTTTGTCAGCGCAGCTGAGCTGCGGCACGTGATGACCCGGCTGGGGGAGAAGCTGAGCGATGAGGAGGTGGACGAGATGATCCGAGCGGCGGACACGGACGGAGACGGGCAAGTGAACTACGAGGAGTTTGTCTGTATGCTAGTCTCCAAGTGA